A stretch of the Vigna radiata var. radiata cultivar VC1973A chromosome 7, Vradiata_ver6, whole genome shotgun sequence genome encodes the following:
- the LOC106768478 gene encoding protein NRT1/ PTR FAMILY 8.3 → MGSTENDLSLAEEALLQDEERKQYTGDGSVDFKGRRVLKQNTGNWKACPFILGNECCERLAYYGIATNLVTYLTQKLHQGNVSAARNVTTWQGTCYLTPLIGAVLADAYWGRYWTIAAFSTIYVLGMGTLTLSASVPALKPAECLGTSCPAATPAQYAVFFFGLYLIALGTGGIKPCVSSFGADQFDDTDAEERIKKGSFFNWFYFSINIGAFVSSTFIVWIQENAGWGLGFGIPALFMALAIGSFFLGTPLYRFQKPGGSPITRMCQVVVASVRKRNLVIPEDSSVLYETPDNSSAIEGSRKLEHSDELKYLDRAAIVSDAEGKTGDYSNKWRICTVTQVEELKILIRMFPIWATGIVFAAVYAQMSTLFVEQGTMMKTNIGSFRIPPASLSSFDVISVIFWVPVYDRVIVPIARKFTGKERGFSELQRMGIGLFVSVLCMAAAAIVEIVRLQLAQELDLVDEPVAVPLNIFWQVPQYFLLGAAEVFTFVGQLEFFYDQSPDAMRSLCSALSLLTTSLGNYLSSFILTVVTYLTTRGANPGWIPDNLNKGHLDYFFWLLAGLSFLNMLVYVVAAKRYKQKRSA, encoded by the exons ATGGGTTCCACGGAGAATGATCTATCGCTCGCTGAAGAGGCTCTTCTTCAG GACGAAGAGAGAAAACAATACACAGGAGATGGATCAGTCGACTTTAAAGGGAGGCGTGTTCTAAAGCAGAACACTGGCAATTGGAAAGCTTGCCCATTTATCTTGG GCAACGAGTGCTGTGAACGTTTGGCATACTATGGCATTGCAACAAATCTTGTTACCTATCTTACCCAGAAGCTGCATCAAGGAAATGTCTCTGCTGCACGAAATGTCACCACTTGGCAAGGCACTTGCTATCTTACACCTCTCATTGGAGCCGTTTTGGCAGATGCATACTGGGGACGATACTGGACAATTGCTGCTTTCTCCACGATTTATGTCCTA GGAATGGGTACATTGACTCTTTCTGCATCAGTTCCTGCACTCAAGCCTGCAGAGTGTCTGGGTACTTCATGCCCTGCAGCTACTCCTGCACAATATGCTGTGTTCTTCTTTGGTCTCTACCTGATTGCACTTGGGACTGGTGGTATAAAACCATGTGTGTCATCTTTTGGGGCAGATCAGTTTGATGATACTGATGCCGAGGAAAGGATTAAGAAGGGATCCTTTTTCAATTGGTTTTACTTTTCTATCAACATAGGTGCCTTTGTATCCAGCACTTTTATTGTTTGGATTCAAGAAAATGCTGGCTGGGGTCTTGGATTTGGCATTCCTGCTTTGTTTATGGCATTAGCCATTGGGAGTTTCTTTTTAGGCACGCCCCTTTACAGGTTTCAAAAACCAGGTGGCAGCCCTATTACAAGAATGTGCCAGGTTGTGGTAGCATCTGTCCGGAAGAGAAATCTGGTTATCCCTGAGGATAGTAGTGTCCTATATGAGACACCAGATAATAGCTCTGCTATTGAAGGAAGTCGAAAACTGGAGCATAGTGATGAactaaa GTATCTTGATAGGGCGGCTATAGTGTCTGATGCCGAGGGAAAAACTGGTGACTATTCTAACAAGTGGAGAATTTGCACTGTTACACAAGTGGAGGAATTGAAAATCTTGATTCGCATGTTTCCAATTTGGGCTACTGGGATTGTTTTTGCTGCTGTTTATGCCCAGATGTCAACATTGTTTGTGGAGCAAGGGACGATGATGAAAACAAATATTGGTTCCTTCAGGATTCCTCCCGCTTCCCTCTCAAGTTTTGATGTGATAAGTGTTATTTTCTGGGTCCCCGTCTACGACAGGGTTATTGTTCCCATTGCAAGGAAATTTACAGGCAAAGAGAGGGGTTTTTCAGAGTTGCAAAGAATGGGAATTGGCCTTTTTGTTTCAGTCCTGTGCATGGCAGCAGCTGCTATAGTGGAGATTGTACGTCTGCAGCTTGCACAAGAGCTTGATCTTGTTGATGAACCTGTTGCTGTACCCCTTAATATATTTTGGCAAGTGCCTCAGTATTTCTTATTGGGGGCAGCAGAAGTATTCACATTCGTGGGGCAGCTTGAGTTTTTCTATGACCAATCCCCAGATGCCATGCGGAGTTTGTGCAGTGCCTTGTCTCTGCTGACTACTTCTCTGGGGAATTACTTGAGCTCATTTATTCTTACCGTAGTGACTTACTTAACCACACGAGGTGCAAATCCTGGATGGATTCCAGATAACTTGAACAAAGGTCATCTCGATTACTTTTTCTGGCTTTTAGCT